Proteins co-encoded in one Bacillus infantis NRRL B-14911 genomic window:
- the gntK gene encoding gluconokinase, with amino-acid sequence MTAEKYMLGVDIGTTSTKSVLFNKEGKVAAKHSIGYPLHTPSPSAAEQDPDIILAAVAGTLKACMEEGGISSADLLCVSFSSAMHSLIAVDGDGIPLTKSITWADNRSAGWAEKIKRNLNGHEIYLRTGTPIHPMSPLSKLLWMKNEEKEIYNQAAKFISIKEYVFFKFFGEYIVDYSIASATGMFNLKDLSWDAEALEVAGIQGDKLSEPVPTTYTLKGLKEEYQKLTGLDASVPFVVGASDGVLSNLGVNAIDPGVVAVTIGTSGAIRAVTDRPVTDPKGRIFCYALTEKHWVIGGPVNNGGMIFRWVRDELAASEVETAKRLGMDAYDVLTKIAAAVRPGADGLIFHPYMTGERAPLWNSNARGSFFGLSLHHKKEHMIRSVLEGVIYNLFTVLLALEELIGEPKKIQATGGFARSELWRQMMADIFNQEVVVPESYESSCLGAAILGLYAVGEIEDLSIVSGMVGDTFSHKPNPENAAVYQELLPVFIRLSRALEGEYENIARFQKKHLG; translated from the coding sequence ATGACAGCTGAAAAATATATGCTAGGAGTGGACATCGGGACGACGAGCACAAAGTCTGTCCTTTTTAATAAAGAAGGCAAGGTGGCTGCCAAGCATTCCATCGGCTATCCTTTACATACGCCAAGCCCCTCGGCTGCAGAGCAGGATCCGGATATCATCCTGGCAGCTGTGGCCGGCACCCTAAAAGCCTGCATGGAAGAAGGGGGCATCAGTTCAGCAGACCTGCTGTGCGTGAGCTTCAGTTCTGCCATGCACAGCCTCATTGCTGTGGATGGGGATGGGATACCCCTGACCAAAAGCATCACATGGGCGGATAACAGGAGCGCCGGATGGGCCGAGAAAATCAAACGCAACCTGAACGGCCATGAAATCTACTTGAGGACAGGTACACCTATCCATCCTATGTCACCATTATCCAAACTGCTCTGGATGAAAAATGAGGAGAAAGAAATCTATAATCAGGCGGCGAAATTTATCTCAATCAAGGAATATGTATTCTTCAAATTCTTTGGCGAGTATATTGTCGATTATTCCATTGCGTCTGCAACAGGCATGTTCAATCTAAAAGATCTGTCGTGGGATGCTGAAGCGCTGGAGGTAGCCGGAATTCAGGGGGATAAGCTTTCAGAGCCGGTCCCGACAACCTATACTCTGAAAGGCCTGAAAGAGGAATATCAGAAGCTGACAGGACTTGATGCCTCGGTGCCTTTTGTAGTGGGAGCGAGCGACGGGGTACTATCAAATCTTGGAGTCAACGCGATCGATCCAGGCGTCGTAGCTGTTACAATCGGAACAAGCGGGGCCATCCGGGCTGTGACCGATAGGCCTGTAACAGATCCGAAAGGAAGGATTTTCTGCTATGCGCTCACTGAAAAGCATTGGGTGATAGGAGGACCGGTCAATAATGGCGGCATGATTTTCCGCTGGGTCCGGGACGAACTTGCTGCCTCCGAGGTGGAGACTGCCAAGAGGCTGGGAATGGATGCCTATGATGTGCTGACAAAGATTGCGGCTGCGGTCCGCCCCGGCGCGGACGGCCTTATCTTCCATCCATATATGACAGGCGAAAGAGCACCGTTATGGAACAGCAATGCAAGAGGTTCGTTTTTCGGACTCAGTCTTCACCATAAAAAAGAGCATATGATCCGCTCTGTTCTTGAGGGGGTTATTTATAATCTGTTCACCGTCCTGCTGGCCCTGGAGGAACTGATCGGGGAGCCGAAGAAAATCCAGGCGACAGGCGGATTTGCAAGATCTGAGCTGTGGAGGCAGATGATGGCTGATATTTTCAATCAGGAGGTCGTCGTGCCTGAGAGCTATGAAAGCTCCTGCCTGGGCGCTGCCATCCTGGGCTTGTATGCCGTCGGTGAAATCGAGGATCTGAGCATTGTGTCAGGCATGGTGGGGGATACCTTCAGCCATAAGCCGAATCCAGAGAATGCAGCTGTTTACCAGGAGCTGCTGCCGGTCTTCATCCGCCTATCCAGAGCACTTGAAGGCGAATATGAGAACATAGCCCGCTTCCAGAAAAAGCATCT